In a genomic window of Porphyromonadaceae bacterium W3.11:
- a CDS encoding DUF4856 domain-containing protein, with amino-acid sequence MVHNKSTLYILSLFSLVLIIGGCQNLPLQTVESGDLLLDEKDPSYKFYRNQESSVDIQEPQYVRESINDLGIRFLDQAYLRSEYDMQRAKELYNQGIYGYAPYDYISTSNSQQPNREAILNEIEGIFLSIAEISGYYADNPTAHRRREAVMGSSGLISNGLGTELIFVDAKGLMMSEVFQYMALGTIALDQIMNVHLDDNVIKSEQIIQDHENHRLIKGQNYTALEHHWDLAYGYYKFFWRPMAKGDGIPALRGCLRQLDLAFTLGRMDINYHLYDELPKYVDEIRRLLTKVILIRTKEHLLGGHTISNLNEDLVFAFPQLSRGYALLYSMAFINDAEGRPYFTYEEVKEMQQTLLGEKGLWDSTRLLSDEKGSGTLKSIEEKLTNRLNIN; translated from the coding sequence ATGGTTCATAATAAATCAACTTTATATATCCTATCTCTCTTCTCTCTAGTATTAATCATTGGAGGATGTCAGAATCTGCCACTACAGACGGTGGAGAGTGGAGACTTATTATTAGATGAGAAGGATCCTAGTTATAAGTTCTATAGAAACCAAGAGAGTAGCGTAGATATTCAGGAGCCGCAGTATGTGCGTGAGAGTATCAATGATTTGGGTATAAGGTTTCTAGATCAAGCATACCTTAGAAGTGAATATGATATGCAGAGAGCTAAAGAGCTGTACAATCAAGGGATATATGGCTATGCACCTTATGATTATATCTCTACTTCGAATAGTCAACAACCTAATAGAGAGGCGATACTGAATGAAATAGAGGGGATATTCCTATCTATTGCTGAGATTTCAGGATACTATGCGGATAATCCTACTGCCCATCGTCGAAGAGAAGCCGTGATGGGTAGCTCGGGACTTATTAGTAATGGGTTGGGCACTGAATTGATTTTTGTTGATGCGAAGGGACTCATGATGTCAGAAGTATTTCAATATATGGCATTGGGTACCATAGCTCTAGATCAGATTATGAATGTTCATCTTGATGATAACGTCATAAAAAGTGAGCAAATAATCCAAGACCATGAAAATCATCGTTTGATCAAGGGGCAAAATTACACAGCACTCGAGCACCATTGGGATCTAGCGTACGGGTATTATAAATTCTTCTGGCGTCCTATGGCTAAAGGTGACGGAATCCCTGCACTCAGAGGTTGTCTTAGACAATTGGATTTGGCTTTTACATTAGGAAGAATGGATATCAATTACCATTTGTATGACGAACTACCGAAGTATGTGGATGAAATTAGACGCCTACTTACAAAGGTTATACTTATCAGGACCAAAGAGCATCTACTAGGTGGGCATACGATTAGTAATCTTAATGAAGATCTTGTCTTTGCCTTCCCACAATTGTCCAGAGGTTATGCCTTACTTTATTCAATGGCTTTCATTAACGATGCAGAAGGTCGTCCTTATTTTACGTACGAAGAAGTGAAAGAGATGCAACAGACGCTGCTCGGAGAAAAAGGTCTTTGGGATTCAACCCGACTGCTCTCTGACGAAAAAGGTAGTGGCACGCTGAAATCAATAGAAGAAAAACTAACAAATCGACTAAATATCAATTAG
- a CDS encoding DUF4302 domain-containing protein, whose translation MKRFLFIPLLICLSLLSCQTETVFEQSPAVRTQEQLMEFEEMLKEAPFGWEMVYFPKVDSLLFINASDVLKSTAVQSEYYGYGGYIYYLDFKDNRKVEIRTEDIRSNELTNEVGEYAVRLNSSIQLSFTTYTSIHKLINSELEGVADFLYLYKDFNNHLVFATANEQDGKRSYITLKPVATKDQWENDLREVKKNRELYEQMKNPQIRLKIGGRTIYQSDVRLTSSELKQERERKRYHLFLYELQEYGGVIHKGYNALGSGYVPTPEGISFRPGFYHSSKVIFRDFKREGKTFVSELVSVYNPLLRKFQNESKHLYPDGEVTNYVAEIYDAE comes from the coding sequence ATGAAACGATTTTTATTCATACCGCTTTTAATCTGCTTAAGCTTATTGAGTTGTCAGACCGAGACCGTATTTGAGCAGTCTCCCGCAGTTCGTACTCAAGAACAATTAATGGAGTTTGAGGAGATGCTCAAGGAAGCCCCATTTGGTTGGGAGATGGTGTATTTTCCTAAGGTGGATTCACTCCTTTTTATCAATGCTTCTGATGTCCTTAAAAGCACAGCCGTACAGAGTGAGTATTATGGCTATGGTGGGTATATATACTACTTGGATTTTAAAGACAATCGCAAAGTCGAAATACGAACAGAGGATATCAGGTCTAATGAATTGACCAATGAGGTAGGGGAGTACGCTGTGAGACTGAATAGCAGTATCCAACTAAGTTTTACCACTTATACATCCATTCATAAGCTCATCAATAGTGAACTAGAGGGTGTCGCAGACTTCCTATATCTGTATAAAGACTTTAATAATCATTTGGTCTTTGCGACAGCAAATGAACAAGATGGTAAAAGGTCATATATCACTCTGAAGCCTGTGGCAACGAAGGATCAGTGGGAGAATGATCTTAGAGAGGTGAAGAAAAATAGAGAATTATATGAACAGATGAAGAATCCTCAGATACGACTTAAAATAGGCGGCAGGACTATATACCAAAGCGACGTACGACTTACCTCATCTGAGCTAAAGCAAGAACGTGAACGGAAGAGATATCATCTCTTTTTGTATGAGCTTCAGGAATACGGTGGGGTGATACATAAGGGATATAATGCTCTAGGATCAGGATATGTGCCCACCCCAGAAGGGATCTCTTTCCGTCCAGGATTTTACCACAGTAGCAAAGTGATATTTAGGGACTTTAAAAGAGAGGGAAAAACGTTTGTGTCCGAATTGGTCTCTGTTTATAATCCTTTATTGAGAAAATTTCAAAACGAAAGTAAGCATCTCTACCCAGATGGCGAGGTGACCAACTACGTTGCTGAGATATACGATGCAGAATAA
- a CDS encoding putative zinc-binding metallopeptidase codes for MDIKKIQLTIVGTLLILLLSGCSKEGLSHDSVVDNHWENTPKSEIDQWITQKFSPYNIEVLYRWDKSHLPAGTIAYPPNPEKIPAVLETIYELLFETYSTERGGGSGFMKDKGIIRIILLGGYDTMSNKVLLKLWNDRATTNEIYVYGVNDFDPKDPQKVYLLMRSIHHQFAKRLTEYIPYDRDEFAKISSKNYGSMGLTPSESQLFKRVGISSYALRKGFYTLHSMSHPQDDFAEIITTLLLHSAVEIKEVEDKAAIPFDPSSPESIKVAEDANSTLVNKRLFVEKYFKEKVGINLRRLQLESLKRIALYNKEHSK; via the coding sequence ATGGATATAAAGAAAATTCAATTGACCATAGTAGGAACACTATTGATACTATTACTGAGTGGATGTAGTAAGGAAGGGCTAAGTCATGATAGTGTGGTAGATAATCATTGGGAGAACACTCCTAAATCTGAGATAGATCAGTGGATTACCCAAAAGTTTTCCCCCTATAATATCGAAGTGCTTTACCGTTGGGATAAGAGCCATCTGCCTGCTGGCACTATAGCTTATCCACCAAATCCTGAGAAAATACCAGCGGTGCTGGAGACTATATATGAACTACTCTTTGAGACTTACTCTACTGAACGTGGAGGAGGATCTGGTTTTATGAAGGATAAAGGGATTATTCGCATCATTCTCTTAGGTGGGTATGACACTATGAGCAATAAAGTCTTACTTAAATTGTGGAATGATCGTGCCACTACTAATGAAATATATGTTTATGGGGTGAATGATTTTGACCCGAAAGATCCTCAAAAGGTATATCTCCTGATGCGTAGTATTCATCATCAATTTGCTAAACGTTTAACTGAATACATCCCTTATGACAGGGACGAATTTGCTAAAATCAGTAGCAAGAACTATGGCTCAATGGGTTTAACTCCTTCTGAGAGTCAATTATTCAAGAGAGTAGGAATTAGTTCGTATGCTCTACGGAAAGGCTTTTATACTCTTCACTCAATGTCTCATCCACAGGATGATTTTGCAGAGATTATTACTACACTTTTACTCCACTCTGCGGTGGAGATAAAAGAGGTTGAAGACAAAGCCGCTATCCCTTTTGATCCCTCTTCACCAGAATCCATTAAAGTTGCAGAGGATGCTAATAGTACGTTGGTGAACAAACGTTTGTTTGTGGAAAAGTATTTTAAGGAGAAGGTGGGAATAAACCTTAGACGACTTCAATTAGAGAGCCTTAAAAGGATAGCCCTGTACAATAAAGAACACAGTAAATGA
- a CDS encoding RagB/SusD family nutrient uptake outer membrane protein: MNKRKYILSVFVLLLIALSSCNKFLGVSPDTSFDVSIDSPEKIAELLTGAYPDASYFPFLEARTDNVDVRVYGEHFQLNEAMFFWEDYDQEDLDTPLFYWNACYRGIAQANKALELLKEYPKNDRIKALYGEAFLLRAYLHFMLVNIWAEPYRGEESKGMLGIPYVTKPEKHALVNYERGTLYDVYESIEKDLKLGITLVNDSYYKNPKFHFNKKAAYAFASRFYLFKGDWQSVVDYSNYVLGANPKAIIKDWHKYEEKYRFNRQALHQEYSATTNPANLLLTTTESRWARDIKNQRYGITDKRMDAIFNKQGFNGCTGYNNLNLALNYVFNSSPEPIKNGAYISKFGELASFGSTGIRPKGLYNTNILFSTDEVLLNRMEAYTMLRQYDKATDDLLSFMQGKYHSIPPCGREVYTNSTTDMYGQITPFYGLSMKQLGLIRIILDFRQKEFVQEGIRWFDIRRFHISIKRDSRNPRYRMLEKDDPRMVIQLPVEAIRQGLEPNYRDKQIYVYN, translated from the coding sequence ATGAATAAAAGGAAATATATATTATCGGTATTTGTGCTTCTCCTTATAGCACTATCCTCCTGTAACAAATTCCTTGGGGTCTCTCCAGATACTTCGTTTGATGTATCTATTGATAGCCCTGAGAAGATAGCAGAGCTACTCACTGGAGCTTACCCCGATGCTAGCTACTTCCCTTTTCTCGAGGCTCGTACAGATAATGTCGATGTGCGGGTTTATGGTGAACATTTCCAACTCAATGAGGCGATGTTTTTCTGGGAAGATTATGACCAAGAGGATCTAGATACCCCTCTATTTTATTGGAATGCATGTTATCGAGGTATTGCTCAAGCCAATAAAGCTCTTGAGTTGCTAAAGGAATACCCCAAAAATGATCGCATTAAGGCATTGTATGGAGAAGCCTTTTTGTTAAGAGCTTACCTGCACTTCATGCTGGTGAATATATGGGCAGAACCCTATAGGGGTGAAGAGTCCAAGGGCATGTTAGGGATTCCCTATGTGACAAAGCCCGAGAAGCATGCTCTCGTGAATTATGAGAGGGGGACTCTATATGATGTCTATGAAAGTATTGAGAAGGATCTAAAGCTAGGGATTACTCTTGTCAATGACAGTTACTACAAAAATCCAAAATTTCACTTTAATAAGAAAGCCGCATACGCATTTGCTTCAAGGTTTTATCTATTCAAGGGAGATTGGCAAAGTGTGGTGGATTACTCTAATTATGTTTTGGGAGCAAATCCCAAGGCTATTATAAAGGATTGGCATAAGTATGAAGAAAAATATCGCTTCAATAGACAGGCTCTACACCAAGAATACTCTGCGACTACTAATCCTGCTAATCTATTGCTGACTACTACGGAATCAAGGTGGGCAAGAGATATTAAGAATCAGAGATATGGCATCACAGATAAGAGGATGGATGCAATATTCAATAAACAGGGATTTAATGGCTGCACGGGATACAATAATCTGAATCTAGCCCTCAACTATGTATTTAATTCTTCGCCGGAACCCATCAAGAATGGGGCGTACATCTCTAAGTTTGGAGAGCTTGCTAGCTTCGGAAGTACGGGGATAAGGCCTAAGGGTCTATATAATACAAATATACTCTTCTCAACAGATGAAGTCCTTCTCAATCGTATGGAAGCATATACGATGCTGAGGCAGTATGACAAGGCCACTGATGACTTGCTTTCTTTTATGCAAGGAAAATATCATTCTATACCTCCGTGCGGAAGAGAAGTTTACACCAATTCGACAACTGATATGTATGGTCAGATTACTCCATTTTATGGCTTGTCGATGAAGCAGCTGGGTCTGATCCGGATCATTCTAGACTTTAGACAGAAAGAGTTTGTTCAGGAAGGGATAAGATGGTTTGATATCCGTCGATTCCATATCTCCATAAAAAGGGATAGTCGTAATCCCAGATATCGCATGTTGGAGAAGGATGACCCAAGAATGGTAATACAGCTACCAGTGGAGGCGATCCGACAGGGGTTGGAGCCTAATTATAGAGATAAACAGATATATGTATATAATTGA